From Solwaraspora sp. WMMD1047, the proteins below share one genomic window:
- a CDS encoding DUF1800 family protein: protein MTEDVALLLSRAGFGPTAVELAAAGAAGYPATLSTLVAPSGPDVGATSAPIPQLGPDPYATLRNPTARQRSTADRIRREQTYEITRWWLDRMTVASHQAVEKLVFFWHGHWATSVVKVKSPQLMLTQHRTLRSDGGDVVRLARAMVVDPALLYWLDGQLNTRAAANENLGRELFELFLLGLGEYGEADVRDAGRALTGWRVDLARQRSVFDARAHDGGSKLILGTTGDFGAVELVDLLLRQPACPRFIAGRLWFRYASATSPMPESTRDRMTAAFPAPLAMLRALFEDDAFLATRGTMVKQPVEWLVGAMRQLSLRPAKIPTETMTQILDGMSGLGQRLFDPPSVGGWPAGATWLTSAAAQVRLSLAGKLASQLVPERLTPEHVAHLLGLPGWSDRTYAVLREIRNSRLLLTLGLVSPEYTVT from the coding sequence ATGACCGAGGACGTCGCGCTGCTGCTCAGCCGCGCTGGCTTCGGCCCGACGGCGGTGGAGTTGGCGGCGGCCGGCGCGGCCGGCTATCCGGCGACACTGTCGACTCTGGTGGCACCCTCGGGACCCGACGTGGGGGCGACGAGCGCGCCGATCCCTCAGCTGGGGCCGGATCCGTACGCCACCCTGCGCAATCCGACCGCGCGGCAGCGGAGCACCGCCGACCGGATCCGCCGCGAGCAGACGTACGAGATCACCCGCTGGTGGCTGGACCGGATGACGGTGGCCAGCCACCAGGCGGTCGAGAAGCTGGTCTTCTTCTGGCACGGGCACTGGGCCACCTCGGTGGTGAAGGTGAAGAGCCCGCAGCTGATGCTGACCCAGCACCGGACCCTGCGGTCCGACGGCGGCGACGTCGTCCGGCTGGCCCGCGCGATGGTGGTCGACCCGGCGTTGCTGTACTGGTTGGACGGCCAGCTCAACACCAGGGCGGCCGCCAACGAGAACCTGGGCCGGGAGCTGTTCGAACTGTTCCTGCTGGGTCTCGGCGAGTACGGCGAGGCCGATGTCCGGGACGCCGGCCGGGCGCTGACCGGCTGGCGGGTGGACCTCGCCCGGCAGCGGTCGGTGTTCGACGCCCGCGCCCACGACGGCGGTTCGAAGCTGATCCTCGGCACCACCGGCGACTTCGGCGCGGTCGAGCTGGTCGACCTGCTGCTGCGCCAGCCGGCCTGCCCGCGATTCATCGCCGGCCGGCTGTGGTTCCGGTACGCCTCGGCCACCTCGCCGATGCCCGAGTCCACCCGGGACCGGATGACCGCCGCCTTCCCGGCGCCGCTGGCGATGCTGCGGGCGCTGTTCGAGGACGACGCCTTCCTCGCCACCCGTGGCACGATGGTGAAACAGCCGGTCGAGTGGCTGGTGGGCGCGATGCGGCAGCTTTCGCTGCGGCCGGCGAAGATACCGACGGAGACGATGACCCAGATTCTCGACGGGATGAGCGGCCTCGGGCAGCGGCTGTTCGACCCGCCCAGCGTGGGCGGCTGGCCGGCCGGCGCGACCTGGCTGACCTCGGCCGCGGCGCAGGTGCGGCTCAGCCTGGCCGGCAAGCTCGCCAGTCAGCTGGTGCCGGAGCGGTTGACCCCCGAGCACGTCGCCCACCTGCTCGGCCTGCCCGGCTGGAGCGACCGGACGTACGCGGTGCTGCGCGAGATCCGCAACTCCCGGCTGCTGTTGACGCTCGGTCTGGTCAGCCCGGAATACACGGTGACCTGA
- a CDS encoding DUF397 domain-containing protein gives MTDLTGARWRKSSRSGADGSCVEVAGNLPAVVAVRDSKDPHGPALTFAPTTWRTFLRSLPGPK, from the coding sequence ATGACTGACCTGACGGGCGCCCGCTGGCGCAAGAGTTCCCGCAGCGGGGCGGACGGAAGCTGTGTCGAGGTGGCCGGCAACCTGCCAGCCGTGGTGGCGGTCCGGGACAGCAAGGACCCGCACGGCCCCGCCCTCACCTTCGCCCCCACCACCTGGCGCACCTTCCTCCGCTCGCTCCCCGGACCGAAGTAG
- a CDS encoding Prokaryotic metallothionein: protein MGTCEVCGNEYWLTFEIRTVSGDVHTFDSFECAIHRLAPVCEHCRCRIVGHGVEVSGRFFCCAHCARTVEGERGAEIRDAVGARPA from the coding sequence ATGGGGACCTGTGAGGTCTGCGGCAACGAGTACTGGCTGACGTTCGAGATCCGTACGGTCAGCGGCGACGTGCACACCTTCGACTCGTTCGAGTGTGCGATCCACCGGCTGGCGCCGGTCTGTGAGCACTGCCGGTGCCGGATCGTCGGGCACGGGGTGGAGGTGTCGGGCCGTTTCTTCTGCTGCGCGCACTGCGCCCGCACGGTCGAGGGCGAGCGGGGCGCCGAGATCCGGGACGCGGTGGGCGCCCGACCGGCCTGA
- a CDS encoding GNAT family N-acetyltransferase, which translates to MQPQQIEFRVASFADLNTRILYDLLKLRVDVFVVEQECAYPELDGRDLEPGTRHLWLADNGAPIAYLRLLTDPGGVDEPGGIARIGRVVVAPSVRGGGHAGRLMTEALEIVGHRPCVLDAQAHLADLYRRYGFTPTGPQYVEDGIPHLPMRREPATP; encoded by the coding sequence ATGCAGCCCCAGCAGATCGAGTTCCGGGTGGCGTCCTTCGCCGACCTCAACACCCGCATCCTGTACGACCTGCTGAAGCTGCGGGTCGACGTGTTCGTGGTCGAGCAGGAGTGCGCCTACCCGGAGCTGGACGGCCGCGACCTGGAGCCCGGCACCCGGCATCTCTGGCTGGCCGACAACGGGGCGCCGATCGCCTACCTGCGGCTGCTGACCGACCCGGGCGGGGTCGACGAGCCGGGCGGGATCGCCCGGATCGGCCGGGTGGTGGTCGCGCCGTCGGTCCGGGGCGGTGGGCACGCCGGCCGGCTGATGACCGAGGCATTGGAGATCGTCGGTCACCGCCCGTGCGTGCTGGACGCGCAGGCACACCTGGCCGACCTCTACCGCCGCTACGGCTTCACCCCCACCGGCCCGCAGTACGTCGAGGACGGTATCCCCCACCTCCCGATGCGCCGCGAACCCGCGACGCCGTAG
- a CDS encoding LCP family protein has protein sequence MISVLVLALLGGAGLVGTGLYLRSIESDIERVDAFTEVPEESRPVKEVADAKNLLILGSDSRDPENASGSRSDTIILAHLPKDRSSAQLISIPRDTWVFVPASKNGQHGNREAKINAAFAWGGLPLMVQTVEKFSGVRIDHVVMVDFAGFKEIIDALGGVEIDVEEAFTSTHSLNPDGRREFKAGRQVMDGAAALDYARERFAFADGDFARIRHQQQVIKAILDKAASGGLLTDPGGLNSFIKATANAVSVDETLSLFDMATDLRHLRGSDLTFCTSPTKGTGMIGSESVVLTDTAGAKTLYDAVRRDAVPDILAAAK, from the coding sequence CTGATAAGCGTCCTGGTGCTCGCCCTGCTCGGCGGCGCGGGGCTGGTCGGCACCGGGCTCTACCTGCGCTCCATCGAGTCCGACATCGAGCGGGTCGACGCGTTCACCGAGGTCCCCGAGGAGTCCCGCCCGGTCAAGGAGGTGGCGGACGCCAAGAACCTGCTGATCCTCGGCAGCGACTCCCGCGACCCGGAGAACGCCTCCGGCTCGCGCAGCGACACCATCATCCTGGCCCACCTGCCCAAGGACCGGTCCAGCGCCCAGCTCATCTCGATCCCGCGCGACACCTGGGTGTTCGTGCCGGCGTCCAAGAACGGCCAGCACGGCAACCGGGAGGCGAAGATCAACGCGGCGTTCGCCTGGGGCGGGCTGCCGCTGATGGTGCAGACCGTGGAGAAGTTCAGCGGGGTCCGCATCGACCATGTGGTGATGGTGGACTTCGCCGGCTTCAAGGAGATCATCGACGCGCTCGGCGGCGTCGAGATCGACGTCGAGGAGGCGTTCACCTCCACCCACTCGCTGAACCCGGACGGGCGCCGCGAGTTCAAGGCCGGCCGGCAGGTGATGGACGGCGCCGCCGCGCTCGACTACGCGCGGGAGCGGTTCGCCTTCGCCGACGGCGACTTCGCCCGCATCCGCCACCAGCAGCAGGTCATCAAGGCCATCCTGGACAAGGCCGCCTCCGGTGGCCTGCTCACCGACCCGGGCGGGCTGAACTCCTTCATCAAGGCCACCGCGAACGCGGTCTCGGTCGACGAGACGCTCTCCCTGTTCGACATGGCCACCGACCTGCGGCACCTGCGCGGCAGCGACCTCACCTTCTGCACCAGCCCCACCAAGGGCACCGGCATGATCGGCAGCGAGAGCGTCGTGCTCACCGACACCGCCGGCGCCAAGACCCTCTACGACGCCGTCCGGCGCGACGCGGTCCCCGACATCCTGGCCGCCGCCAAGTAG
- a CDS encoding PPOX class F420-dependent oxidoreductase, translated as MGRRVDHRLAPDDERLLAFWAERHLATLTTLRADGTPHVVPVGVTFDAVANLARVITSAGSTKARHVGAAGPAGVPVAVCQVDGRRWVTVEGLATLGTDPTSVAEAERRYAERYRQPRPNPERVVIEITPTRILGNL; from the coding sequence ATGGGACGGCGGGTCGACCACCGGTTGGCGCCGGACGACGAGCGGCTGCTCGCCTTCTGGGCCGAGCGGCACCTGGCCACCCTGACCACCCTGCGGGCCGACGGGACACCGCACGTCGTACCGGTCGGGGTCACCTTCGACGCCGTCGCCAACCTGGCCCGGGTCATCACCTCGGCCGGCTCCACCAAGGCCCGGCACGTCGGCGCCGCCGGCCCGGCCGGCGTCCCGGTCGCGGTCTGCCAGGTCGACGGGCGCCGCTGGGTGACCGTGGAGGGTCTCGCGACGCTGGGCACCGATCCGACCTCGGTCGCCGAGGCCGAACGCCGGTACGCCGAGCGCTACCGGCAACCGCGCCCCAACCCCGAGCGGGTGGTCATCGAGATCACCCCGACCCGGATCCTGGGTAACCTCTGA
- a CDS encoding DUF1501 domain-containing protein → MDLYTRRRFLLASGVAAGGALAAGAGAIGLAELLRSASGEPPAGDRPVDTVVLVTLYGGNDGLNTLIPYADDAYHSARPELAYPPERVLRLDDSVGLNPMLRGLKQLWDGGKLAIVQGVGYPRPDRSHFRSMDIWQTASPAEPVPTGWVGRWLDGTAAPVEAAVSFEPVLPPLLVGKSRVGACVSYRGLSLPNWIDASVVAGLGRPQPGEPEMFARAAAAYADLLSMSAVIGDAENTQPSNTTGPDVPATGTGGANALTTQLALVARCVEVGVPTRVYSVSLGGFDTHAQEVVAQEALLGQLDQALAGFATRMAGSTAGRRVAVVVYSEFGRRVRANASQGTDHGTAGPVFVLGDRVLGGLYGEHPSLTDLDHDDLKATTDFRDVFGTVLTSVLGVEASRYIDDHELRSLPLFATA, encoded by the coding sequence ATGGACCTCTACACCAGACGCCGGTTCCTGCTCGCCTCCGGGGTGGCGGCCGGCGGCGCGCTGGCCGCCGGGGCGGGCGCGATCGGCCTGGCCGAACTGCTGCGCAGCGCGTCCGGGGAGCCGCCGGCCGGCGACCGGCCGGTGGACACGGTGGTGCTGGTCACCCTCTACGGCGGCAACGACGGGCTGAACACCCTGATCCCGTACGCCGACGACGCGTACCACTCGGCGCGGCCGGAGCTGGCGTATCCGCCGGAGCGGGTGCTGCGGTTGGACGACTCGGTCGGGCTGAACCCGATGTTGCGGGGGCTCAAGCAGCTCTGGGACGGCGGGAAGTTGGCGATCGTCCAGGGGGTCGGCTACCCGCGGCCGGACCGCAGCCACTTCCGGTCGATGGACATCTGGCAGACCGCCTCGCCGGCGGAGCCGGTGCCGACCGGCTGGGTCGGTCGGTGGCTGGACGGCACCGCGGCCCCGGTGGAGGCGGCGGTGAGTTTCGAGCCGGTGCTGCCGCCGCTGCTGGTGGGCAAGAGCCGGGTCGGGGCCTGCGTCAGCTACCGGGGGCTGTCGCTGCCGAACTGGATCGACGCCTCGGTGGTGGCGGGGCTGGGCCGGCCGCAGCCGGGGGAGCCGGAGATGTTCGCGCGGGCCGCCGCGGCGTACGCGGATCTGTTGAGCATGAGCGCGGTGATCGGCGACGCCGAGAACACCCAGCCCAGCAACACCACCGGGCCGGACGTGCCGGCGACCGGCACCGGTGGTGCGAACGCGTTGACCACCCAGTTGGCGTTGGTGGCGCGCTGTGTCGAGGTGGGGGTGCCGACCCGGGTCTACTCGGTGAGCCTCGGCGGCTTCGACACGCACGCCCAGGAGGTGGTGGCGCAGGAGGCGCTGCTCGGGCAGCTCGATCAGGCGTTGGCTGGGTTCGCGACCCGGATGGCCGGGTCGACGGCAGGCCGCCGGGTGGCGGTGGTGGTCTACAGCGAGTTCGGCCGGCGGGTGCGGGCGAACGCGTCGCAGGGCACCGACCACGGCACCGCCGGCCCGGTCTTCGTCCTCGGTGACCGGGTGCTCGGCGGCCTGTACGGGGAGCATCCGAGCCTGACCGACCTGGACCACGACGACCTGAAGGCGACGACGGACTTCCGCGACGTCTTCGGGACGGTCCTCACCTCGGTGCTGGGGGTGGAGGCGTCCCGCTACATCGACGACCACGAGCTGCGGTCGCTGCCGCTGTTCGCGACCGCCTGA
- the msrB gene encoding peptide-methionine (R)-S-oxide reductase MsrB has product MAVDRTGLPSTEDEWRVRLSPEEFRVLREAGTERPWTGEYVETKTPGTYHCRACGVELFASDTKFDSHCGWPSFDQALPGAIRYVQDRSLGMVRTEVRCANCDSHLGHRFDGEGFTPTDARYCINSVSLRLEPAGPNGSA; this is encoded by the coding sequence ATGGCCGTTGACAGGACCGGGCTGCCGAGCACCGAGGACGAGTGGCGGGTGCGGCTGAGCCCGGAGGAGTTCCGGGTGCTGCGCGAGGCGGGCACCGAGCGCCCGTGGACCGGCGAGTACGTGGAGACCAAGACCCCGGGCACCTACCACTGCCGGGCGTGCGGGGTGGAGCTGTTCGCCAGCGACACGAAGTTCGACTCGCACTGCGGCTGGCCGAGCTTCGACCAGGCGCTGCCGGGGGCGATCCGCTACGTGCAGGACCGGTCGCTGGGGATGGTGCGCACCGAGGTGCGCTGCGCCAACTGTGACTCGCACCTGGGTCACCGGTTCGACGGCGAGGGGTTCACCCCGACCGACGCCCGCTACTGCATCAACAGCGTCAGCCTGAGGCTGGAACCGGCCGGACCCAACGGCTCGGCCTGA
- a CDS encoding glycosyltransferase, with translation MTGQVSRPTRPAPLAGRSVAVVHEWYAAAGGSEQVFGQIADLIPHAERFVLWKDGDVDEPRLRESWLARTPLRHSKAAALPVMPLVWRTLSRDRFDVVISSSHAFAHTVRMGSPDRTRYLSYVHAPARYLWSPAFDGRGANPLLAAPRRLLRAADVRLSRHVHAYAANSREVRDRINHYWRRDAEVINPPVDVDYFAAAPAADRDQPRDYLLGVGRWIPYKNFDLIIAIADAAGLPLVVAGAGPEEANLRRAADRAGVPVRFEVRPDRDRLRRLYWGARALLFPVHEDFGMIPVEAQACGTPVVGLRRGGLVETVLDGETGHLVETLEPAAFVKPLRRLDELSTDRLPAHAATFSPARFADRMTDWVERALR, from the coding sequence GTGACAGGTCAGGTGAGCCGGCCCACCCGGCCGGCCCCGCTCGCCGGCCGCTCGGTCGCGGTGGTGCACGAGTGGTACGCCGCCGCCGGCGGCTCCGAGCAGGTGTTCGGCCAGATCGCCGACCTGATCCCGCACGCCGAACGCTTCGTCCTGTGGAAGGACGGCGACGTCGACGAGCCCCGGCTGCGCGAGTCGTGGCTGGCCCGCACCCCGCTGCGGCACAGCAAGGCGGCGGCGCTGCCGGTGATGCCGCTGGTCTGGCGGACGCTGAGCCGGGACCGGTTCGACGTGGTCATCTCCTCCAGCCACGCCTTCGCGCACACCGTCCGGATGGGATCGCCGGACCGGACCCGCTACCTCAGTTACGTACACGCCCCCGCCCGCTACCTGTGGAGCCCGGCCTTCGACGGGCGGGGCGCGAATCCCCTGCTCGCCGCGCCCCGCCGGCTGCTGCGCGCCGCCGACGTGCGGCTCAGCCGGCACGTGCACGCGTACGCGGCGAACTCCCGGGAGGTGCGGGACCGGATCAACCACTACTGGCGCCGGGACGCCGAGGTGATCAACCCGCCGGTCGACGTGGACTACTTCGCCGCCGCGCCGGCCGCCGACCGCGACCAGCCGCGCGACTACCTGCTCGGCGTCGGCCGGTGGATCCCGTACAAGAACTTCGACCTGATCATCGCGATCGCGGACGCGGCCGGCCTGCCGCTGGTGGTGGCCGGCGCCGGCCCCGAGGAGGCCAATCTGCGGCGGGCCGCCGACCGGGCCGGCGTACCGGTGCGCTTCGAGGTCCGGCCGGACCGCGACCGGCTGCGCCGGCTCTACTGGGGGGCGCGCGCCCTGCTCTTCCCGGTGCACGAGGACTTCGGCATGATCCCGGTCGAGGCGCAGGCCTGCGGTACGCCGGTGGTCGGGCTGCGCCGGGGCGGCCTGGTCGAGACCGTCCTCGACGGCGAGACCGGCCACCTGGTGGAGACGCTGGAGCCGGCCGCCTTCGTCAAGCCGCTGCGCCGGCTCGACGAGTTGTCGACCGACCGGCTGCCGGCCCACGCGGCCACCTTCTCCCCGGCCCGGTTCGCGGACCGGATGACCGACTGGGTCGAACGTGCCCTCCGGTAG
- the ligD gene encoding non-homologous end-joining DNA ligase, with amino-acid sequence MSGTAKAKPVEIEVAGHTVRLSSPDRVCFPGRGYTKQDIFDYYLAVGDGIMRALRERPTTLQRFPEGIEGEMFFQKRVPARGVPPWLQTAKIKFPSGRSADELCPADLAHVAWAVQMGTIVFHPWPVRGADVDRPDELRIDLDPQPGTDFADAVEAAGEVRAVLDELGVTGWPKTSGGRGVHVYLRIRPRWTFTEVRRAVIALAREVERRRPDLVTTAWWKEQRGAHVFLDYNQMARDRTIACAYSLRANGRATVSTPVTWDELPDVEPDDFDLRTVPARIAKIGDPHAGIDDEPWDIDPLLEWADRDDRDGSGDLPYPPDHPKMPGEPKRVQPSKDRDRKT; translated from the coding sequence ATGAGTGGCACCGCGAAGGCGAAACCGGTCGAGATCGAGGTGGCCGGGCACACCGTCCGGCTCAGCAGCCCGGACCGGGTCTGCTTCCCGGGCCGGGGTTACACCAAGCAGGACATCTTCGACTACTACCTCGCCGTCGGGGACGGCATCATGCGCGCCCTGCGGGAGCGGCCAACCACGCTGCAGCGGTTCCCGGAGGGCATCGAGGGGGAGATGTTCTTCCAGAAGCGGGTGCCGGCCCGCGGCGTACCCCCGTGGTTGCAGACCGCCAAGATCAAGTTTCCGAGCGGCCGCAGCGCCGACGAGCTCTGCCCGGCCGACCTGGCGCACGTCGCCTGGGCGGTGCAGATGGGCACCATCGTGTTCCACCCCTGGCCGGTCCGGGGCGCCGACGTGGACCGCCCCGACGAGCTGCGGATCGACCTCGACCCGCAACCGGGCACCGACTTCGCCGACGCGGTCGAGGCAGCCGGCGAGGTCCGCGCGGTCCTCGACGAACTGGGCGTGACCGGCTGGCCGAAGACCTCCGGCGGCCGGGGCGTGCACGTCTACCTGCGGATTCGGCCCCGCTGGACGTTCACCGAGGTACGCCGGGCGGTGATCGCGCTGGCCCGGGAGGTCGAGCGGCGCCGGCCGGACCTGGTCACCACCGCCTGGTGGAAGGAGCAGCGCGGCGCCCACGTGTTCCTGGACTACAACCAGATGGCCCGGGACCGCACCATCGCCTGCGCGTACTCGCTGCGGGCCAACGGGCGGGCCACCGTCTCCACCCCGGTCACCTGGGACGAGCTGCCCGACGTCGAGCCCGACGACTTCGACCTGCGGACGGTCCCGGCCCGGATCGCGAAGATCGGCGACCCGCACGCCGGGATCGACGACGAGCCGTGGGACATCGACCCGCTGTTGGAGTGGGCCGACCGGGACGACCGGGACGGCTCGGGCGACCTGCCCTACCCGCCCGACCATCCGAAGATGCCCGGCGAACCGAAGCGGGTCCAGCCCTCCAAGGACCGCGACCGCAAGACCTGA
- a CDS encoding helix-turn-helix transcriptional regulator produces MLDVVGSTVPRRQLGRYLQQRRTEGNLSVQRVCAELDCSPQKLWRIESGLATVKVPDVRALCEVYAIGPEMTKLLVDLAKQGSPTGWWQAYDDIVPDWFEPYLVLESSADRLRHYDTELVHGLLQTVRYMTEVIKVGRPELSEEKQHRRVELRQQRQKMLGRSGPLRARMEFILSEAVLRRPIRDHAAMADQLRYLAEINELPDISVRVLPLSVGPHAASVAGSFAVLDFPQPRRQDGDPPVVYQEGPTGALYLDRPVEIALFDGIWQALTELALSERESSDIIYSFAGERR; encoded by the coding sequence GTGCTGGACGTCGTCGGGTCGACGGTGCCGAGGCGCCAACTCGGCCGTTATCTGCAACAGCGCCGCACCGAGGGGAATCTCTCGGTGCAGCGGGTCTGCGCCGAGCTGGACTGCTCGCCGCAGAAGCTCTGGCGGATCGAGTCCGGCCTGGCCACCGTGAAGGTGCCGGACGTACGGGCACTCTGCGAGGTCTACGCCATCGGCCCGGAGATGACAAAGCTTCTGGTCGACCTCGCGAAGCAGGGCAGCCCGACCGGTTGGTGGCAGGCTTATGACGACATCGTGCCCGACTGGTTCGAGCCGTATCTCGTGCTGGAGTCCAGCGCCGACCGGCTGCGCCACTACGACACCGAACTGGTGCACGGACTGCTGCAGACCGTTCGCTACATGACCGAGGTGATCAAGGTCGGTCGGCCGGAACTGTCTGAGGAAAAGCAGCATCGACGCGTCGAGTTGCGCCAGCAACGTCAGAAGATGCTCGGCCGCAGCGGCCCGCTCCGCGCCCGGATGGAATTCATCCTCAGCGAGGCGGTGCTGCGCCGCCCGATCCGCGACCACGCGGCGATGGCCGACCAGTTGCGCTATCTCGCCGAGATCAACGAACTGCCTGACATCAGCGTCCGGGTGCTGCCGCTGTCCGTCGGTCCGCACGCCGCCTCGGTGGCCGGCAGCTTCGCCGTCCTCGACTTCCCACAGCCCCGGCGGCAGGACGGCGACCCGCCGGTGGTCTACCAGGAGGGCCCGACCGGCGCGCTCTATCTCGACCGGCCGGTGGAGATCGCCCTTTTCGACGGCATCTGGCAGGCCCTTACCGAGCTGGCGTTGAGCGAGCGAGAATCGAGCGACATCATCTACTCATTCGCAGGGGAGCGGCGATGA
- a CDS encoding exopolysaccharide biosynthesis polyprenyl glycosylphosphotransferase, giving the protein METSSLPTVVHGATVELPIVAAKPPAGGDSTDRRTPAVGRPTDRDATADRPATAARDAIADRPATAARDAIADRPAPPVEHPAVGHPGAIPQQRAPERAESTATTTVLPYVGSETSRRTRQLRAWMLTAPVDLIALLGPLLWTRTYWRGTLVAAALTVTIFAAGGLYRARRHMSILDELPSLCGRLLAAASIVSIIAALRHDSVEYGAGFMRSVAISAGLVIVGRAVTRATVTFARRHRWVEHNAIILGSGPVAVELSRLLRRYPRYGLRFVGHVGVGPQRTDGPPVPLLATLDDLESTIPMVDCDVLIIADVEVPEPALMEVLRRPACVGCDLFVVPRLWGSRSQGGLPDHIGAIPVVQIRHTALSGPRWAVKRCSDLVFATVALVVLSPLLLLCALATLAEGGRGIFFYQDRVGRHGRPFKVIKFRTMRPHDEQESQTRWSIADDQRIGPVGRFMRRTSLDELPQLWNILRGDMTVVGPRPERPYFVEKFSAEHPDYAMRHRVPMGLTGLAQVSGLRGDTPISDRARFDNYYIENWSLWLDAKVLLRTIAEVFRGGGR; this is encoded by the coding sequence ATGGAGACTTCGAGCCTGCCGACCGTCGTACATGGAGCGACCGTCGAGCTGCCGATCGTCGCCGCCAAGCCACCGGCCGGCGGCGACTCCACCGACCGCCGCACCCCGGCTGTCGGCCGTCCCACCGACCGCGACGCCACCGCCGACCGCCCCGCCACCGCCGCCCGCGACGCCATCGCCGACCGCCCCGCCACCGCCGCCCGCGACGCCATCGCCGACCGCCCCGCCCCGCCCGTGGAGCACCCGGCCGTAGGGCACCCGGGCGCGATTCCGCAGCAGCGCGCTCCCGAGCGGGCCGAGAGCACGGCCACCACCACCGTGCTGCCGTACGTCGGCTCGGAGACGTCCCGGCGGACCCGGCAGCTACGGGCCTGGATGCTCACCGCGCCGGTCGACCTGATCGCCCTGCTCGGCCCGCTGCTCTGGACCCGGACCTACTGGCGCGGGACGCTGGTAGCCGCCGCGCTCACCGTGACGATCTTCGCGGCCGGCGGGCTCTACCGGGCCCGGCGGCACATGAGCATTCTGGACGAGCTGCCCAGCCTCTGCGGGCGGCTGTTGGCCGCCGCCTCGATCGTCTCGATCATCGCGGCCCTGCGGCACGACTCCGTCGAGTACGGCGCCGGGTTCATGCGCAGCGTCGCGATCTCCGCCGGGCTGGTCATCGTCGGGCGGGCCGTCACCCGCGCCACCGTCACCTTCGCCCGCCGGCACCGCTGGGTCGAACACAACGCGATCATCCTGGGCAGCGGACCGGTCGCGGTGGAGCTGTCCCGGCTGCTGCGCCGCTATCCCCGGTACGGCCTGCGCTTCGTCGGGCACGTCGGGGTCGGGCCGCAGCGCACCGACGGGCCGCCGGTCCCGCTGTTGGCCACCCTCGACGACCTGGAGTCGACGATTCCGATGGTCGACTGCGACGTCCTGATCATCGCGGACGTGGAGGTCCCGGAGCCGGCGCTGATGGAGGTCCTGCGCCGACCCGCCTGCGTGGGCTGCGACCTGTTCGTCGTACCCCGGTTGTGGGGTTCGCGGTCGCAGGGTGGGCTGCCCGACCACATCGGGGCGATCCCGGTCGTGCAGATCCGGCACACCGCCCTCTCCGGGCCGCGCTGGGCCGTCAAGCGCTGTTCGGATCTCGTCTTCGCCACCGTCGCGCTGGTGGTCCTCAGCCCGCTGCTGCTGCTCTGCGCCCTGGCCACCCTGGCCGAGGGCGGCCGGGGCATCTTCTTCTACCAGGACCGGGTCGGCCGGCACGGCCGACCGTTCAAGGTGATCAAGTTCCGCACCATGCGGCCCCACGACGAGCAGGAGTCCCAGACCAGGTGGTCCATTGCGGACGACCAGCGGATCGGGCCGGTCGGTCGGTTCATGCGCCGCACCTCACTCGACGAACTCCCCCAGCTGTGGAACATCCTGCGCGGCGACATGACAGTCGTCGGACCCCGCCCGGAGCGGCCCTACTTCGTGGAGAAGTTCTCCGCCGAACACCCCGACTACGCGATGCGGCACCGGGTGCCGATGGGGCTGACCGGGCTGGCGCAGGTCAGCGGGCTGCGCGGGGACACGCCGATCTCCGACCGGGCCCGGTTCGACAACTACTACATCGAGAACTGGTCGCTCTGGCTCGACGCCAAGGTGCTGCTGCGCACCATCGCCGAGGTGTTCCGGGGCGGCGGCCGCTGA